The proteins below are encoded in one region of Borrelia duttonii Ly:
- a CDS encoding HAD family hydrolase — MIKAVVFDLDGTLYPERSINLIMFPEFLKNIRFFLAFKKVRKEIRILQRGKSVPSSRDELVSRQVNMLANRLGFNENKCEFLLNKIYYGTSFSDKFRKIKPYSGVHDLIYSLKSNGIKLGVMSDFPIATRVSNLLNIDDSFWDILYSSEDTGYLKPNKVAFLRILDELGLDNKHVLYVGNSYEYDILGANSLCMQTAYLSKKKLLKDMKCDFIFSDYKDLQRYILLNI, encoded by the coding sequence ATGATAAAAGCTGTAGTATTTGATCTTGACGGAACTCTTTATCCTGAGAGAAGTATTAATTTAATAATGTTTCCTGAATTTTTAAAGAATATTAGATTTTTTTTGGCTTTTAAGAAGGTAAGAAAAGAAATAAGGATTTTACAGAGAGGGAAAAGTGTTCCTTCAAGTAGAGATGAATTGGTTTCTAGACAAGTTAATATGCTTGCCAACCGTTTAGGTTTTAATGAAAATAAATGTGAATTTTTATTGAATAAAATATATTATGGTACATCTTTTAGTGATAAATTTAGGAAGATTAAACCATATTCTGGTGTTCATGATTTGATTTATTCTCTTAAATCTAATGGAATAAAATTAGGAGTAATGTCAGATTTTCCGATTGCAACCCGTGTAAGTAATTTATTAAATATTGATGATAGTTTTTGGGATATTCTCTATTCATCAGAAGATACTGGTTATTTAAAACCAAATAAAGTAGCTTTTTTAAGAATTTTAGATGAACTAGGTTTAGATAATAAGCATGTTTTATATGTTGGAAATTCTTATGAGTATGATATTTTAGGAGCTAATAGCTTGTGTATGCAAACAGCTTATCTTTCTAAGAAAAAATTACTTAAAGATATGAAGTGTGATTTTATTTTTAGTGATTATAAAGACTTGCAAAGATATATACTTTTAAATATATAA
- the rpsK gene encoding 30S ribosomal protein S11, whose protein sequence is MSAKVSTNKRKVKRSIGEGNVYIQATFNNTIVTVSDIRGNTLAWASAGGMGFKGAKKSTPYAAQMTAEAALGKVKDFGINYVHVFVKGPGIGRESAIRAVGSSGIIVKSISDVTPIPHNGCRPKKTRRV, encoded by the coding sequence TTGAGTGCGAAAGTATCAACTAATAAAAGAAAGGTAAAAAGAAGTATTGGTGAGGGTAATGTTTATATACAGGCTACTTTTAATAATACAATTGTAACTGTGTCAGACATAAGAGGAAATACTTTAGCTTGGGCAAGTGCAGGTGGAATGGGCTTTAAAGGTGCTAAAAAGTCAACCCCTTATGCTGCTCAAATGACAGCAGAGGCAGCTTTAGGAAAGGTAAAGGATTTTGGTATTAATTATGTTCATGTTTTTGTTAAAGGTCCAGGAATTGGTAGAGAATCTGCCATACGAGCTGTTGGATCATCAGGTATCATTGTTAAGTCAATCTCAGATGTTACTCCAATACCACATAATGGGTGTAGACCCAAAAAAACCAGACGAGTTTAG
- a CDS encoding GerMN domain-containing protein, with translation MFLVLFAIFLTAICLLLIIKSSLLNNIFNNEQINNNFELLKAKPKEIEVKIDNTKSETIKILNNEKFLIKPPEIKKIKEELQEQEHKHLQNQKEVKLHFIKVTSEGHFLKQGVKRNIHYDKNILEKTLKALFNGPNEYELKNNFLSLIPINTQILNLSVNEGIAHINLSKEFYENSFGIEGIINQVKQIISTCLEIQGIKGITLSIENNPIILEDLNLNFSGVLDNTKLAKY, from the coding sequence ATGTTTTTAGTATTATTTGCCATATTTTTAACAGCAATATGCTTATTGCTAATAATTAAAAGTTCACTACTTAACAATATATTCAACAATGAACAAATTAACAACAATTTTGAACTTCTCAAAGCAAAACCTAAGGAAATAGAAGTAAAGATAGACAATACAAAAAGCGAAACTATAAAAATACTTAATAATGAAAAATTTTTAATAAAACCACCCGAAATAAAAAAAATCAAAGAAGAGCTTCAAGAGCAAGAACACAAACATTTACAAAATCAAAAAGAAGTTAAACTACACTTTATTAAAGTCACTTCTGAAGGACATTTCTTAAAACAAGGTGTCAAAAGAAATATTCATTACGATAAAAATATTCTTGAGAAAACATTAAAAGCACTATTTAATGGACCAAATGAATATGAACTTAAAAATAATTTTCTAAGCCTAATTCCTATTAACACTCAAATATTAAATTTGAGTGTTAATGAGGGTATTGCTCATATTAATTTATCAAAGGAATTTTATGAAAATAGTTTTGGAATAGAAGGAATAATTAACCAAGTAAAACAAATTATTTCAACATGTCTTGAAATTCAAGGTATCAAAGGAATAACTTTAAGCATTGAAAACAATCCAATAATACTTGAAGATCTAAATTTAAACTTTTCAGGAGTACTAGATAATACAAAACTTGCTAAATATTAA
- the rpmJ gene encoding 50S ribosomal protein L36: MKVRVSVKPICEKCKVIKRKGVLRIICDNLKHKQRQK; encoded by the coding sequence ATGAAAGTTAGGGTTAGTGTCAAGCCAATTTGTGAAAAATGTAAAGTAATAAAGAGGAAAGGTGTTTTAAGAATTATTTGTGATAATCTTAAACATAAGCAAAGACAAAAATAA
- a CDS encoding TlyA family RNA methyltransferase translates to MREYKNSLLNVLCRNYPSLTRDELRILIVTGRVYVNSHKEKNPKVLVLKNSKIELVESKSKQFVSRGGDKLFEALEIFKIVVKDKICVDVGASTGGFTDCLLQEGAKLIYAVDVGLNQLSYKLRIDPRVKVFEKTNIFNIKKFDIQPNLAVIDVSFRSVISICANLIDKLSDKLIIALVKPQFELKDLDLNIRDFNGIVEHKYLNEILNKVIKKFYDNYLQIKGILKLTTKGRKGNQEFMFLVSKNSGVNLMQSLAFLDDIDF, encoded by the coding sequence TTGAGAGAATACAAAAATAGCTTGCTTAATGTTCTTTGTAGGAATTATCCAAGTTTAACAAGAGATGAATTGAGAATCTTAATTGTAACAGGTAGAGTATATGTTAATTCTCACAAGGAAAAAAATCCTAAAGTTTTAGTATTAAAAAATAGTAAGATAGAGCTGGTTGAGAGCAAATCTAAACAGTTTGTTTCAAGAGGGGGAGATAAACTTTTTGAAGCTTTAGAGATATTTAAAATTGTGGTTAAAGATAAAATTTGTGTTGATGTTGGTGCTTCAACCGGTGGTTTTACGGATTGTCTTTTGCAGGAAGGTGCAAAATTAATTTATGCAGTTGATGTTGGATTGAATCAACTTTCTTATAAATTAAGAATTGATCCAAGAGTTAAAGTTTTTGAGAAAACTAATATTTTTAATATTAAAAAATTTGACATTCAACCTAATTTAGCCGTTATTGATGTGTCTTTTAGATCTGTGATTAGCATATGTGCAAATTTAATTGATAAGCTTTCTGATAAACTTATTATTGCGCTTGTTAAGCCTCAATTTGAGCTTAAAGATTTAGATTTAAATATTAGGGATTTTAATGGTATAGTTGAACATAAATATTTAAATGAAATACTAAATAAGGTTATTAAAAAGTTTTATGATAATTATTTACAAATTAAGGGCATATTAAAACTTACAACTAAAGGTCGCAAAGGAAATCAAGAATTTATGTTTTTAGTTTCTAAAAATAGTGGAGTGAATTTGATGCAATCATTGGCATTTCTTGATGATATTGATTTTTAA
- the rpsM gene encoding 30S ribosomal protein S13, whose product MARIAGIDLPNNKQLQIALTSIYGIGRSRALEICKKTGILPEKRAKDLDNEEVNKLRKIIESDYVVEGKLRSELAMSIKRLMDIACYRGLRHRKGLPLRGQRTKTNARTRKGKRKTVANKKIAAK is encoded by the coding sequence ATGGCTAGAATAGCAGGAATAGATTTGCCAAATAATAAGCAACTTCAAATTGCTCTTACTTCTATCTATGGAATAGGAAGATCTAGAGCTTTAGAAATTTGCAAAAAAACAGGTATTTTGCCAGAAAAGAGAGCTAAAGATTTAGACAATGAAGAAGTTAATAAGCTTAGAAAGATAATTGAGAGTGACTATGTTGTTGAGGGAAAGCTTAGAAGTGAATTAGCTATGTCTATTAAAAGGCTTATGGATATTGCATGTTATAGAGGACTTCGGCATAGAAAAGGGTTGCCCTTAAGAGGTCAGAGAACCAAAACTAATGCAAGAACTAGGAAAGGAAAGAGAAAAACTGTGGCTAATAAAAAGATAGCCGCTAAATAA
- the rny gene encoding ribonuclease Y: MSYITFSSILAGVLGVILGFIIRIILGRFSLLNLDKKLKKVQEEAILEIENERKRVISHAKAQMLKDKNQQDREIRERKNEVFNLEKRLLQREETLDKRIAALDKQQSRIDFKLKEFEQKEKIIREKELSLVKKIENIAGLTKDEARKIVIEKVENESKRDAQIIINKSEQEAQLLADKVAKDILVSTMQRIVTEVSSEFTVTSVELPNDEMKGRIIGKEGRNIRVLETLIGADIIIDDTPEAVVISCFDPVRKEVAKRTLERLISDGRIHPARIEEIVYSVTNEINNIILEEGERAVFDLNIHGFDKRLIRGLGRLYFRSSYGQNVLSHSKETAIIGEILAKEMKLDPVVVKRACLLHDIGKGMESISENSEGHAITGAELAQSCGESDIVVNAIAAHHNEIKPESFEAIVVQIADAISASRPGARRESLNNYITRLKRLEEIAYGFAGVQKCYAIQAGREVRIIVDNLLVNDEKATMLARDIAKKIEVEMRYPGKIKVTIIRETRVIEYAR; encoded by the coding sequence ATGTCATATATTACTTTTTCTTCTATTCTTGCTGGTGTCCTAGGTGTTATATTAGGTTTTATAATAAGAATTATTTTAGGTAGATTTTCTTTATTAAATTTAGATAAAAAACTAAAGAAGGTACAAGAAGAAGCAATCTTAGAAATAGAAAATGAAAGAAAACGAGTTATTTCACATGCAAAAGCTCAGATGCTTAAAGATAAAAACCAGCAAGATAGGGAAATAAGAGAGAGAAAAAATGAGGTTTTTAATTTAGAAAAAAGGTTATTACAGAGGGAAGAAACCTTAGATAAAAGAATAGCAGCCCTTGATAAACAGCAAAGTAGAATTGATTTTAAACTTAAAGAATTTGAACAGAAAGAAAAAATAATACGTGAGAAGGAATTATCTCTTGTTAAAAAAATTGAAAATATTGCTGGTCTTACAAAAGATGAAGCAAGAAAGATTGTAATTGAAAAGGTTGAAAATGAATCTAAAAGGGATGCTCAAATTATTATTAATAAGTCTGAACAAGAGGCTCAGCTCTTAGCAGATAAAGTGGCTAAAGATATATTAGTGTCTACTATGCAACGCATAGTAACAGAAGTTAGTTCTGAGTTTACAGTAACTTCTGTTGAACTTCCTAATGATGAGATGAAAGGTAGAATCATTGGTAAAGAAGGGCGTAATATTAGGGTTCTTGAAACATTAATAGGTGCAGATATTATTATTGATGATACTCCAGAGGCTGTTGTGATATCTTGTTTTGATCCAGTAAGAAAAGAAGTAGCAAAAAGAACTCTTGAGAGGCTGATTTCAGATGGGAGAATTCACCCTGCAAGAATTGAGGAGATTGTTTATAGTGTTACTAATGAGATTAACAATATTATTCTTGAGGAAGGTGAAAGGGCAGTATTTGATTTAAATATACATGGATTTGATAAAAGACTGATTAGAGGTCTTGGAAGGCTTTATTTTAGAAGCAGTTATGGTCAGAATGTTTTAAGTCATTCAAAAGAAACAGCTATAATTGGAGAAATTTTAGCTAAAGAGATGAAGTTGGATCCTGTTGTTGTCAAAAGGGCATGTCTTTTGCATGATATTGGAAAAGGAATGGAAAGTATTTCTGAGAATAGTGAGGGACATGCTATTACAGGTGCTGAACTTGCTCAGAGCTGTGGTGAGAGTGATATTGTTGTTAATGCTATTGCTGCACATCATAATGAAATAAAACCTGAGAGCTTTGAGGCTATAGTTGTTCAAATAGCCGATGCTATTTCTGCATCGCGTCCTGGTGCAAGACGTGAGAGTTTAAATAATTATATAACAAGACTTAAGAGACTTGAAGAGATTGCTTATGGATTTGCAGGTGTTCAAAAATGTTATGCAATTCAGGCGGGTCGTGAAGTTAGAATCATTGTTGACAATTTGTTGGTTAATGATGAGAAAGCTACTATGCTTGCAAGAGATATTGCAAAGAAGATAGAAGTTGAAATGCGATATCCTGGAAAGATAAAAGTTACTATTATTCGTGAGACCCGGGTTATTGAATATGCAAGATAG
- the rplQ gene encoding 50S ribosomal protein L17 — MKTKVGFNRLDRKSSHRKALLKNMVISLFRHERITSTKAKLSEVRRFAEKLITRAKVDSVHNRREISKFIHDKYILNKLFTKISPIFKERKGGYTRVIKLGQRYGDAAEMAILELVDKTLGEK, encoded by the coding sequence ATGAAGACTAAGGTAGGATTTAATAGATTAGATAGAAAATCAAGTCATAGAAAGGCGCTTTTAAAAAATATGGTAATTTCTCTTTTTAGGCATGAGAGAATAACTTCTACTAAGGCAAAATTAAGTGAAGTTAGAAGATTTGCTGAGAAGTTAATTACGAGAGCCAAAGTTGATAGCGTGCATAATAGGAGAGAAATATCAAAATTTATACATGATAAGTATATCCTTAATAAATTATTTACTAAAATTTCCCCTATCTTTAAAGAAAGAAAGGGTGGTTATACTAGGGTTATTAAGCTAGGACAAAGGTATGGAGATGCAGCTGAAATGGCAATTCTGGAACTAGTGGATAAAACCTTAGGAGAAAAGTAA
- the secY gene encoding preprotein translocase subunit SecY produces MKGLFLNLLTIKDLRSKFLFTLFILFIFRVGSYLPIPGIDPVALRSYFKSQSDFSITNYFDFFSGGAFSNFSIFMLSIGPYISASIIIQLLVYSFPSLKKMQEGDNGRKKIKKYTKYLTIVAAMAQGYATSLYAKSIPGALNIPFYRYIFVAILTVTTGTFVLLWLGEQINQRGIGNGVSLIIFSGIVVRLQAALFNLFQSMRDPSQNINPVFVILVLSIFILVVILIIYEYKAQRRISIHYARANSKNTVSSYLPIKLNPSGVLPVIFASVLITLPLQILSGFAGTSVLSRQILSYLRPNGLYYTLLNVCLIIGFTYFYSKIQLSPKDISNNILKNGGTIPGIKADEMEAYLDKIMNRTLFSGSIFLSMIAIIPFLVQNIFRFPYDVSRIMGSSSLLIMVGVALDTLIQIDAYLKTQGLSRGPGKKYAFLQKI; encoded by the coding sequence ATGAAAGGTTTGTTTTTAAATTTATTGACGATTAAAGATTTAAGGAGCAAATTTTTATTTACTCTATTTATTCTTTTTATTTTTAGAGTGGGTTCATATTTGCCAATTCCAGGAATAGATCCTGTGGCTCTTAGAAGTTATTTTAAATCTCAATCGGATTTTTCAATTACTAATTATTTTGATTTTTTCTCAGGTGGTGCTTTTAGTAATTTTTCCATATTTATGCTTAGCATAGGTCCTTATATTTCAGCATCAATTATTATCCAACTTCTTGTTTATTCTTTCCCTTCTTTAAAAAAAATGCAAGAAGGGGATAATGGACGGAAGAAAATAAAAAAATATACGAAATATTTAACTATTGTTGCAGCAATGGCTCAAGGATATGCTACTAGTCTTTATGCTAAGAGTATTCCAGGGGCATTGAATATACCTTTTTATAGATATATTTTTGTTGCTATTTTAACAGTTACTACTGGTACTTTTGTTCTTTTATGGCTTGGAGAACAAATTAATCAGAGAGGAATTGGAAATGGTGTGTCTTTAATAATATTCTCAGGGATAGTAGTGAGATTGCAGGCAGCTTTGTTTAATTTATTTCAAAGTATGAGAGATCCATCTCAAAATATCAATCCTGTTTTTGTAATATTAGTGTTAAGTATTTTTATTTTGGTTGTTATATTAATTATATATGAATACAAAGCACAAAGACGTATTTCTATTCATTATGCGAGGGCAAATTCAAAAAATACTGTTAGTTCATATTTGCCAATTAAGCTTAATCCTTCAGGTGTTTTGCCTGTTATTTTTGCATCTGTACTTATTACTTTACCTTTGCAAATTTTAAGTGGATTTGCTGGTACTTCTGTTCTATCAAGACAAATTTTATCTTATTTAAGACCTAATGGGCTTTATTATACGTTGTTGAACGTATGTTTAATAATAGGATTTACATATTTTTATTCCAAAATACAATTAAGTCCAAAAGATATAAGTAATAATATTCTAAAGAATGGTGGTACTATTCCGGGTATCAAGGCAGATGAGATGGAAGCTTATTTGGATAAAATTATGAATAGAACATTATTCTCAGGCTCTATTTTTTTATCCATGATTGCAATTATTCCTTTTTTAGTGCAAAATATTTTTAGATTTCCTTATGATGTCTCAAGAATTATGGGTAGTTCTTCGTTGCTTATCATGGTAGGAGTAGCGCTTGATACATTAATTCAGATTGATGCATATTTAAAGACTCAAGGATTGTCACGTGGGCCTGGTAAAAAATATGCATTTTTACAGAAAATTTAG
- a CDS encoding TIGR00282 family metallophosphoesterase: MQDSDVIRTLIVGDIVGNGGLKKIFFHLKSLKDKYNIDLTIVNGENSSGGFGITPEIAENLFKTGVNVITTGNHIYADPSIREYLNKQEYILRPNNFSDLLEGHGHCILNVKGEKVAVINIQGFLGMTFIVKNPFENVKKVINMIKNKVKTIFVDFHAESNYEKESFGYFLNGLVTGVVGTHTHIMTCDERILDKGTAYITDLGMTGSLNSVIGFNPEISLKGLLEYISLRTETVEEDVIIQGVVITSHLYTGRALKIERIQK; encoded by the coding sequence ATGCAAGATAGTGATGTTATTAGGACTTTAATAGTTGGAGATATTGTAGGCAATGGAGGACTTAAGAAGATTTTCTTCCATCTTAAGAGTCTTAAGGATAAGTATAATATAGATTTGACAATTGTTAATGGAGAAAATTCTTCTGGTGGTTTTGGGATTACTCCAGAGATAGCTGAAAATCTTTTTAAAACAGGTGTGAATGTGATTACTACGGGTAATCACATTTATGCTGATCCGAGTATAAGGGAGTATTTAAATAAACAGGAATATATATTAAGGCCAAATAATTTTTCAGATTTACTTGAAGGACATGGTCATTGCATTTTAAATGTCAAGGGTGAAAAAGTTGCTGTTATAAATATTCAAGGATTTTTGGGAATGACTTTTATTGTGAAAAATCCTTTTGAAAATGTAAAAAAAGTTATAAATATGATTAAGAATAAGGTTAAGACGATTTTTGTTGATTTTCATGCTGAGAGTAATTATGAAAAGGAAAGTTTTGGATATTTTTTAAATGGATTGGTAACGGGAGTTGTTGGTACTCATACACATATAATGACTTGCGATGAGAGAATCTTGGATAAGGGTACTGCTTATATTACTGATCTTGGTATGACTGGTAGTTTAAATTCTGTAATAGGCTTTAACCCTGAAATTTCTCTTAAAGGGTTACTTGAATATATTTCTTTGCGAACAGAAACTGTTGAGGAAGATGTGATTATACAGGGAGTTGTTATTACTTCTCATTTATACACAGGACGTGCTTTGAAAATTGAGAGAATACAAAAATAG
- a CDS encoding DNA-directed RNA polymerase subunit alpha, giving the protein MSLGKLLKDFTIPDRIEFVRGEDDGSYGKFIIYPFEKGFGVTIGNTLRRVLLSSIEGYAISAMRIQSNQEESLKIVSSEFDLIPGVMEDTLEVIANIKNVHLKLDEGVTNTTINLSVNGKDNNVLKAGHLEREGVEVFNKDLVIATLSSDANLDFEFQVNYGRGYVSSEQNAKYLEEVNTIALDSIFSPIEKVTYSVEDTRVGQRSDYDKLVMEIWTTGVISAKDAIKKAASVVREFLLPLVNFEDKVIHSVDYAEFRDSDILSMNVEKLNLSVRSLNCLIKENVKTLGELISKSPVELSKARNFGKKSLEEIVEKLNAYGLFLGMSKVEALKVLSKHDKISH; this is encoded by the coding sequence ATGTCTTTAGGAAAGCTTTTAAAAGATTTTACTATACCTGATAGGATTGAATTTGTGAGGGGAGAGGATGATGGCTCTTATGGAAAATTTATAATATATCCTTTTGAGAAAGGTTTTGGTGTTACTATTGGAAATACTTTAAGACGTGTATTATTGTCTTCTATTGAGGGATATGCTATTTCGGCTATGAGAATTCAATCTAATCAAGAAGAGTCTTTAAAGATTGTTTCAAGTGAATTTGATTTAATCCCTGGAGTTATGGAAGATACTCTTGAAGTAATTGCTAATATTAAAAATGTTCATTTAAAGTTGGATGAAGGAGTTACAAATACAACAATAAATCTTTCTGTTAATGGGAAGGATAATAATGTTTTAAAAGCAGGTCATCTTGAGAGAGAAGGTGTTGAAGTTTTTAATAAAGATTTAGTTATTGCCACACTTTCAAGTGATGCAAATTTAGATTTTGAATTTCAAGTTAATTATGGAAGAGGATATGTTTCTTCTGAACAAAATGCAAAATATTTAGAAGAAGTTAATACTATTGCTCTTGATTCTATATTCTCTCCAATAGAAAAAGTAACATATTCTGTTGAGGATACTAGAGTTGGACAGAGATCTGATTATGATAAACTTGTTATGGAAATTTGGACAACAGGTGTAATTAGTGCTAAGGATGCAATTAAAAAGGCAGCTTCTGTAGTAAGAGAGTTTTTACTTCCATTAGTTAATTTTGAAGATAAAGTTATTCATTCTGTTGATTATGCTGAATTTAGAGATTCTGACATACTTAGTATGAATGTTGAAAAATTAAATTTGTCTGTTAGATCTCTTAACTGTTTAATTAAGGAAAATGTTAAGACTTTAGGGGAACTTATTAGCAAAAGTCCTGTAGAGCTTTCAAAGGCAAGAAATTTTGGAAAAAAGAGTTTAGAAGAGATAGTTGAAAAGCTTAATGCTTATGGGTTATTTTTGGGAATGTCTAAGGTAGAAGCTCTTAAAGTATTAAGTAAACACGATAAAATATCTCATTAA
- the der gene encoding ribosome biogenesis GTPase Der gives MQNYSSVLIVGRPNVGKSTLFNKLLSSNRSITNEVYGVTRDLVREICKINSYKFYLIDAGGFTLLKDELSQVVVNKVIGLLDSVDLILLVLDVNEILLEDYELIDRLRKYSDKVVLILNKVDSSHKEVLAYEFQKLGFRKSFLVSATHGKGINDLRIFLRDSVGKLSDDEHIDVKIGIIGKPNSGKSTLVNFLSGDEVSIVSSMAGTTRDFIKAKFQRNSKTFELIDTAGIRRRARINEIIEHYSVSRALRVIDMVDVVFLLVDVNEDLTSQDKKIAHYAAKRGKGIIIVFTKWDLVKYRSGYFEAVKNRVKFFFPVLNFSPILKISVHNRMGLDNLFKETIKLKEQLDLKINTSDLNKMLNLWVKDYHLNSSYKVKYITQISVNPIKFILFANKITNFPNSYYNYLVNNIRKIGYYNVPILIELREKTRELK, from the coding sequence ATTCAAAATTATAGCAGTGTTCTTATTGTTGGCAGACCAAATGTTGGCAAGTCTACTTTGTTTAATAAACTTTTAAGTTCAAATAGAAGTATTACGAATGAAGTTTATGGAGTGACTAGAGATTTAGTAAGAGAAATCTGTAAAATAAATTCTTATAAGTTTTATTTGATTGATGCTGGTGGATTTACCCTTTTAAAGGATGAACTTAGTCAGGTTGTGGTTAATAAAGTTATAGGATTGCTTGATAGTGTGGATTTAATTTTACTTGTTTTAGATGTGAATGAGATATTGTTAGAAGATTATGAACTTATTGATAGATTGAGGAAATATAGTGATAAAGTAGTTTTAATATTAAATAAAGTGGATAGTAGTCATAAGGAAGTTTTAGCTTATGAATTTCAAAAATTGGGTTTTAGAAAGAGTTTTTTAGTTAGTGCAACTCATGGAAAGGGAATTAATGATTTAAGGATTTTTTTAAGAGATTCAGTAGGTAAATTATCAGATGATGAGCATATTGATGTTAAAATTGGTATTATAGGTAAGCCAAATTCAGGAAAGTCTACTCTTGTTAATTTTTTGTCAGGAGATGAAGTTTCTATTGTGTCTTCTATGGCTGGTACCACAAGAGATTTTATTAAAGCAAAATTTCAGAGGAATTCTAAGACATTTGAACTTATTGACACGGCTGGAATAAGAAGACGTGCAAGAATAAATGAAATTATTGAACATTATTCTGTAAGTAGGGCTTTAAGAGTAATTGATATGGTGGATGTTGTCTTTTTATTAGTTGATGTTAATGAAGATTTAACATCTCAAGATAAAAAAATTGCTCATTATGCAGCTAAGCGGGGTAAAGGAATTATTATTGTATTTACAAAATGGGATCTTGTAAAATATAGAAGCGGTTATTTTGAGGCTGTAAAGAATCGTGTTAAATTTTTCTTTCCAGTTTTAAATTTTTCTCCTATATTAAAAATATCTGTTCATAATAGAATGGGGTTAGATAATCTGTTTAAGGAGACAATTAAATTAAAAGAGCAACTTGATCTTAAAATAAATACTTCTGATTTAAATAAGATGTTAAATTTGTGGGTTAAGGATTATCATTTGAATTCTTCATATAAAGTTAAATATATAACTCAGATTAGTGTTAATCCTATTAAGTTTATTTTATTTGCAAATAAGATAACCAATTTTCCGAATTCTTATTATAATTATTTAGTAAATAATATTCGTAAAATTGGTTACTATAATGTTCCAATTTTAATAGAACTTAGAGAGAAAACAAGAGAATTAAAGTGA